Part of the Roseomonas sp. OT10 genome, GTCGGGGCCGGCGGCATGGCGGTGGACATCGCCGTGGACCCGCTGGAAGGCACCTCGATCACCGCCAAGGGCGGCCCCAACGCGATCGCCGTGCTGGCGGTGGCGGAATCCGGCGGCTTCCTGCACGCGCCCGACATCTACATGGACAAGATCGCGGTGGGCCCCGGCCTGCCGGCGGGGGTGGTGGACCTGGACGCCACCCCGGCCCAGAACCTGCGCGAGCTGGCACGGGCCAAGAAGTGCGACATCAACGACTTGGTCGTCTGCACCCTGGACCGCGACCGCCACAAGGAGATGATCCGCGCCTGCCGCGAGGCGGGCGCGCGCATCATGCTGCTGGGCGATGGCGACGTGGCCGGCGTGGTCGCCTGCTCCCAGCCCGAGGCGGGGGTGGACATCTACATGGGCTCGGGCGGCGCGCCGGAGGGCGTGCTGGCCGCCGCCGCCTTCCGCTGCATCGGCGGCCAGCTCCAGGGCCGGCTGCTCTACGAGGATGACAGCCAGGTCGAGCGCGCCAAGGCCATGGGCATCCTCGACCCGCACAAGAAGTTCTCGACCCACGAGATGGCGCGGGGCGACGTGATCTTCGCCGCGACCGGCGTGACCACCGGCGCCTTCCTGCGCGGCGTGCGCAAGACCGGCCAGGGCGCCGTGACGCATTCCATCGTCATGCGCAGCAAGACGGGCACCGTCCGCTACATCGAGGGCCACCACAACCAGACCCTGAAGCCGGGCCGCTTCTTTGCCTGACGGGGAGCCCGGCAGAGCGGCGGGCGCCGAACCGGTCCTCGGCGTCGCCCAGAGCGTCACGGGCCGCCGCTGGGTCTGGCGCGGCGGCGACGAGCGGCTGGGCCTCGCCATCGCCCAGCGCCTGGCGGTGCCCGAGCTGGTCGGGCGCCTCCTCGCCGGCCGGGGCGTGAGCCCGGAGGCGGCGCCGGACTTCCTCGACCCGACGCTGCGGGCGCTGCTGCCCGACCCCTCCTGCCTCGTGGACATGGACGCGGCCGCCGACCGGCTGGCGCGCGCCGTGCGCGAGGGCGAGCGGGTCGCGGTCTATGGCGACTACGACGTGGACGGCGCCTGTTCCGGCGCGCTGATGGTGCGGGTGCTGCGCGCCCTGGGTTGCGAGGCGGAGCACTACGTCCCCGACCGCATCCGCGAGGGCTACGGCCCCAACCCGGCCGCCATCGCCCGGCTCTGCGAGGACGGCGCGACGCTGATCGTCTGCGTCGATTGCGGCATCGCGGCGCACGAGGCGCTGGAGGCGGCGCGCGGCCACGCCGAGGTGGTCGTGCTGGACCACCACAAGGCGGAGGGCCCGCCGCCCCGGATCGTCGCGGCGGTCAACCCCAACCGGATCGACTGCACCTCCGGCCTGAACCATCTCTGCGCCGCGGCGGTGGGCTTCCTGGCCGCGGTGGCGACCCAGCGGGTGCTGCGCCGCTCCGGCTTCTTCGCCCATCGCGACGAGCCGCGGCTGCTGGAGCTGCTGGACCTCGTGGCGCTGGCCACCGTCTGCGACGTGATGCCGCTGACCGGGCTGAACCGCGCGCTGGTCGCGCAGGGGCTGAAGGTGATGGCCCGGCGCGAGCGCCCCGGCATCGCCGCGCTGCTGGAGGTGGCCGGGGTGAAGGAGGCGCCGACCGCCCATACGCTCGGCTACGTCCTCGGCCCCCGCATCAACGCCTCCGGCCGGATCGGCGAGCCGGACCTCGCCCTGCGGCTGCTGGCCGGGGACGACCCGGTCGAGGCCCGCGCCATGGCGGAGCGGCTGGACGCGGTGAACCGCCGGCGCCAGGAGGTGGAGGCCGACGTCCTGGGTGCCGCCATCGCCGAGGGCGAGCGGCAGGCGGATGCGGGCAGCCCCGTGCTGCTGGTCTCCCGCGAGGGCTGGCATCCCGGCGTGGTCGGCATCGTCGCCGGCCGGCTGAAAGAACGCTTCAACCGCCCGTCCCTGGTGGCCGGCATCGCCGACGGGGTGGCGCGTGGCTCCGGCCGCTCGGTCCCTGGCGTCGACCTGGGGGCCGCCATCATCGCCGCCCGGCAGTCAGGTTTGCTGCTGACCGGCGGCGGGCATGCCATGGCCGCCGGCTTCTCCTTCGCGCCCGACCGGGAGTCGGAGCTGCGCGCCTTCCTGGCCGAGCGGCTGAGCCACGCCAACGCCCTGCCAGCCGCGGCCGACCTGGCGGTGGAGGGCACGCTGTCCGTCCAGGCCGCGACGGCCGAGATGGCGGGGCAGGTGGGACGCCTAGCGCCCTTCGGTCCGGGCAACGAGGAGCCCCTCTTCGCCTTGCGCCGGGCCCGCATCGTGCGCGCCGACCGCGTCGGACGCGAGGGCGGGACGGTGCGCGCCTTCCTGGAAGGGGAGGGGGGCGGACGGCTGAAGGCCATCTGCTTCCGCGCCAAGGACGGGCCGCTGGCGCAGCTCCTCCTGACCTCCGGCGGGGCGCCGGTCCACCTGTGCGGCGCGCTGCGGGCGGAAAGCTGGAACGGCACCGTCACCACCAGCCTGCACGTGCAGGACGCCGCCCGCGCCTGAGGTCCCGGCCCGAGAAAGGGGACCTGATCCGGACGGCGGGATGACCTGGCCTGTGGTGCTGTCGTGTTCCGGCGTGGGACCGGGAGGGGACGCCGTCCCCTCCCAGACCCTCCCCTGCCGGGGCCACAAGCGGGCCCCGGACCCCGCTGGGAGTTGGTTCTGTGCGGTGGGTATCAGTCTGCGGGCTGAACCCTGACGGAGCGCGGACAGGCGGGACTCTGGAAAAACTTCAGAAGGCGTCAGCGAGTGCGGCGGCCGGTCCCGCCGAGGAGCATGGCTCCTCGGCGCTGTGACCCCGTGTCAGGCTGTCCCGCGGCAGCGCCAATCGGGTCCAGGGCCCGCAGGGTCCTGGCGGAGTGGGGGTACGGGGGCGAGGCCGCGCCTTGCCCCCGGGCCACGGGCGCCGGACGCCAACGCATCCCGCCGCACGCATGAGGTCTGCGCCTGGACAAGGGGCGCAACTGTCGGCGCCCCCTCTGCCACCGGGCAGCGAAGGCATGGCCCTCGCCGCCCGCTGGCCTTCAGTACATGTGCTGGCCGCCGTTGATCGACAGCGTGGAGCCGGTGATGAAGTCCGCCTCGTCCGCGGTGAGGAAGGCGACGCCGCGGGCGATGTCCTCCGCCGTGCCGAGCCGGCCGCGCGGGATGCGGGCGATGATCTTCTCCAGCACGTCGGGCGGCACCGCGCGGACCATCTCCGTGTCCACGTAGCCGGGCGCGATGGCGTTCACGGTGATGCCACCCTTGGCGCCTTCCTGCGCCAGCGCCTTGGTGAAGCCGTGGATGCCCGACTTGGCGGCGGCGTAGTTCACCTGACCGTACTGGCCGGCCTGGCCGTTGATCGAGCCGATGTTGACGATGCGGCCGAACTTCTTGGCCGTCATGCCGTCCCAGACCAGCTTGCACAGGTTGAAGCAGGAGCCGAGGTTGGTGTCGATCACCTCGTCCCACATCTTCCGGTCCATGCGCTTCATGGTGCCGTCGCGGGTGATGCCCGCATTGTTCACCAGCACCTCGATCTGGCCGAACTCCTCGGTGATCGCCGCGACCGCCGTCCGGCAGGCCTCGAAGTCGCCCACGTCGAACTTGCGGGTCGGGATGCCGGTGCGCTCGGTGAAGGCGGCGGCGGCCGCCTCGTTGCCGGCATAGGAGGCGATGACCGTCCGCCCCTGCGCCTTCAGCGCCTCGCTGATGGCGGCGCCGATCCCGCGCTGCCCGCCCGTCACCAATGCTACGCGTGCCATGGAGATTCCTCCTTGCTGTGAAGCCCCAAACGTTCCGACGGCCCGGACCGGGCCGCCGGTCACTTCTCGCGCTTGCCGCCGGTCGCTCCGGCGGAGCCACCCATGTTGCCGAACGGCGCGCGCATTATGTTGGCCATCATCTCCTGCGCCTGGGCGGGGTTCCAGGGAGAGAGCGGCATCCATGCCTTGAACAGCGCCTCCGGCGTCGTCGCCGACAACGCCTCCAGCATCTGCTTCTCCATCCGGGCCATGACGGCGTCCTGCATCGGCTTCACGTCGGGCAGGCCGAAGAAGCTTCGCGCCTCCTCCGGCGTGCAGTCCACCTCGATGTTGAACTTCATGGCCCGAACCCTTTCCCGGCTACTTCTCCATCACGTAGTCGCCCGGCGCGTCCATCAAGGGGGGATGGGACGCGCTGCCCATCGGCGGCGGCGGGCCCTTGCGGCCGGAACGCTGCGCCAGCCAGGCGGTCCAGTCCGTCCACCAGCTGCCGTCGTGCCGTTCGGCGGCGCGGCGCCACTCGCCCGCCGTCGCCACCTCCGGCGCCTCCGCCGGCTGGGTCCAGTAGGTGCCCTTGCCGCCGGGCGGGTTGATGATGCCCGCGATGTGGCCGCTGGAGGCGAGGATGAAGCGGACCTCGCCGCCCGCCAGCTTGGTGATGCGCCAGGCCGCGTCCCAGGGGACGATGTGGTCCTTCTCCGCGCCGACGGCGTAGAGGGGGAGGGTGATCTTCCCCAGGTCGATCGCCTCGCCCTTGAGGCGGATCGCGCCCGGCTTGATCAGGTTGTTCTCGCGGTAGGTGTTGCGCAGGTACCAGCTGTGCGCGGCGCGGGCCATGCGCGTGCCGTCGCTGTTCCAGTAGAGCAGGTCGAAGGCCGGCGGCTTCTCGCCCATCAGGTAGTTGTTGACGACGTTGGCCCAGATCAGGTCGTTCGAGCGCAGCAGGTTGAACATGTTGGACATCTCGCGGCTGTCCAGGTAGCCGCGTTCCATCATCTGCTGCTCCATCAGGTCCACCGCCGGCTCCTCCACGAAGACGGCGG contains:
- a CDS encoding DUF6489 family protein; translated protein: MKFNIEVDCTPEEARSFFGLPDVKPMQDAVMARMEKQMLEALSATTPEALFKAWMPLSPWNPAQAQEMMANIMRAPFGNMGGSAGATGGKREK
- the phbB gene encoding acetoacetyl-CoA reductase, with amino-acid sequence MARVALVTGGQRGIGAAISEALKAQGRTVIASYAGNEAAAAAFTERTGIPTRKFDVGDFEACRTAVAAITEEFGQIEVLVNNAGITRDGTMKRMDRKMWDEVIDTNLGSCFNLCKLVWDGMTAKKFGRIVNIGSINGQAGQYGQVNYAAAKSGIHGFTKALAQEGAKGGITVNAIAPGYVDTEMVRAVPPDVLEKIIARIPRGRLGTAEDIARGVAFLTADEADFITGSTLSINGGQHMY
- the glpX gene encoding class II fructose-bisphosphatase, which encodes MSDITRDATHSDRNLALELVRVTEAAALAASAWIGRGDKNSADGAAVDAMRRAFDAVAITGTVVIGEGEMDEAPMLYIGEKVGAGGMAVDIAVDPLEGTSITAKGGPNAIAVLAVAESGGFLHAPDIYMDKIAVGPGLPAGVVDLDATPAQNLRELARAKKCDINDLVVCTLDRDRHKEMIRACREAGARIMLLGDGDVAGVVACSQPEAGVDIYMGSGGAPEGVLAAAAFRCIGGQLQGRLLYEDDSQVERAKAMGILDPHKKFSTHEMARGDVIFAATGVTTGAFLRGVRKTGQGAVTHSIVMRSKTGTVRYIEGHHNQTLKPGRFFA
- the recJ gene encoding single-stranded-DNA-specific exonuclease RecJ, with the translated sequence MPDGEPGRAAGAEPVLGVAQSVTGRRWVWRGGDERLGLAIAQRLAVPELVGRLLAGRGVSPEAAPDFLDPTLRALLPDPSCLVDMDAAADRLARAVREGERVAVYGDYDVDGACSGALMVRVLRALGCEAEHYVPDRIREGYGPNPAAIARLCEDGATLIVCVDCGIAAHEALEAARGHAEVVVLDHHKAEGPPPRIVAAVNPNRIDCTSGLNHLCAAAVGFLAAVATQRVLRRSGFFAHRDEPRLLELLDLVALATVCDVMPLTGLNRALVAQGLKVMARRERPGIAALLEVAGVKEAPTAHTLGYVLGPRINASGRIGEPDLALRLLAGDDPVEARAMAERLDAVNRRRQEVEADVLGAAIAEGERQADAGSPVLLVSREGWHPGVVGIVAGRLKERFNRPSLVAGIADGVARGSGRSVPGVDLGAAIIAARQSGLLLTGGGHAMAAGFSFAPDRESELRAFLAERLSHANALPAAADLAVEGTLSVQAATAEMAGQVGRLAPFGPGNEEPLFALRRARIVRADRVGREGGTVRAFLEGEGGGRLKAICFRAKDGPLAQLLLTSGGAPVHLCGALRAESWNGTVTTSLHVQDAARA